A genomic window from Salvelinus namaycush isolate Seneca chromosome 5, SaNama_1.0, whole genome shotgun sequence includes:
- the LOC120048247 gene encoding transcription factor HIVEP3-like isoform X2, with product MEAEPSHPADGERSGRQQQPLSAGAAESPTGSCPPQPQQPPSIPRPVHGGLGRLHHRKPKRSDLLLRLQHQHKTQAAAWQLSTDTPGPSGGSISSPSTSSLQSSSTQGHNTQGVQSQPNQEAPEGSPSKRSERKPQKPGKYVCTYCGRPCAKPSVLQKHIRSHTGERPYPCVPCGFSFKTKSNLYKHRKSHTHRIKAGLASSRDELSLSGPAMSAPGEDPEEPTEGESTDSESSSGQYRKERLGKQKSSSSLALLGQEEGQRSDNSQAVKQRLAMRLSERKRGPMASPEDPPSSSTSSSLGPSSKGSQESGYFSLSRSTEMSRADSQVSPPTAKTYAEIILGKYGRLGGQQRGPHHQHAHSSPGMEEKSSMPFSVPKTQVIEHITKLITVNEAVVDTSEIDSVKPRRSSLSRKSSLELPKFSCPKDPYMFEPKGESPSSSMAGQSFFPHVQDVDPSGVQESSSSVPLLRSHSMPTSASQGNHSTTSPWGFCRLSHSFDEQQAVVAEMRVGGQHRLLRRQPAIEVPLGAELSLEEAGPSYAATESGLTRKQQQQQHKGPRLYECKARCKQRESYEAHRGLCTGQPIKELERGEVDGACRDDRPQMMHYKFRALAMAVRKRRKEESLEEDPPSPGPTAVVTCSPATTTAVPSLVEQSEDFSGALSQAEQQQQDRKGISVIQHTSSFEKQESISMESQESIELSESQSTLQKQPQPKSSRSMSRLVRQHNIQVPEILVTVEPDADMVSVSPTATASSSKEPERVVEEFQWPQRSQSMAQLPAEKLPPKKKRLRLAEAAAQSSGESSFESVLLGPRSPSQESNISHSPSRSASFEDMGGKPAEPSSWGSSSTQGSHMLTVPSGPHQQYQPQRDMRRSASEQAPASPQHTDEVVETRSKSFDYGSLSPQRSASAWRERRKCLLVKHATLGEPDHEEGAVASHSGRPGSPKPGPSYTSHPALHPAEASTSRLSPEAIGKTVQLFHQPRIPPFPMQPTGHDRFPLGQIAQLHPVTTAISDVLSTHIIHRAFLHTHPSPPTIQVHPGQLHMAECLGLPLDPFSALLSLQYPTGAGETVYLPISPGLTIQVPTQPPIPSTVVLPSPSPQSLIPLPCLHPPPVIATCLAQLMPVVSLVVPVRLQTHMTTYASALYTTLSQILASACSQEPICCMAMVIMGQLEQDKLQRSYLKIPTPDFKSYLPLSLPLELGSVSREGYGPLGAGGSKRMLSPAASLELSTEAQRQQKRVKEEEEEEEKVGEEEENRGTGGEPEAGEDEEKQPERAQIGVVTVKAEEEEKVRDPEGHMEEREMQGKAEPKKEKGREKNESRGVSASFVTQSPERAKAPSYTSLHTTTSVSWCYLNYAKPNPSAQRESQTSVYTSWSVSMHNPNLPGLSTKLALSLLSSKQKHSSETYTMATALTPATGKVVSASSRKTYISEVHAIPPSTPVEVKEPPQQPEKGKREEQGPSTSKQSEPLRVKILEGGYKSNEEYVYVRGRGRGNYVCGECGIRCKKPSMLRKHIRTHTDLRPYICKHCNFAFKTKGNLTKHMKSKAHGKKCQSMGTSGSSLDEPETEEAGVAWRTGVWRIRHSVSFPLFSSGGIEEHLSGSEDQDEHQFSDVDDSEEDDDEEEEESSSHDELPSSCSSDRSLSARGHSSSGRRSQQGTPDPSAPELQPDPSPCPSQELSPSRRMWPSGHTSSPESRRALFSRRGWDASPRAFSPSSESCSPIRSLSPRRELASHNRHLSPSPKRGPSPIRALSPLYPMRPLSPSQYRVLWARASPSPLGVQHRPRSSPSRLPWDIPSMMASDRRQERIGTPSEGQIGPEPCLSFPPAFRLSPSDSPKAQSQSMDRIFSHLPLHSQQARVPYLMISIGGIQMVQARPRSHPTTPTLASSPPMEGLLLGQTRREAPWCRTPRTQGLRTPGDHWSDSQEVVGASQSGLCIPSLTPPIHSKPSTSQQGRMDPGMINTKQYHSSSHSHRSEAETRERWPSHGQAGPSPPPTHRIGQLFERQEPPGLGSRATVSELVERGSKGGDSTNQDQST from the exons ATGGAGGCGGAGCCCAGCCATCCTGCTGATGGTGAGCGATCCGGAAGGCAACAGCAGCCTCTGTCTGCTGGGGCCGCTGAGTCCCCCACAGGGTCCTGTCCACCTCAGCCACAGCAGCCGCCATCCATCCCCCGCCCCGTCCACGGTGGCCTGGGACGCCTCCACCACCGCAAGCCCAAGCGTAGCGACCTGCTCCTCAGGCTTCAGCATCAGCACAAGACCCAAGCAGCAGCATGGCAGCTCTCAACAGACACCCCAGGTCCTTCAGGAGGCAGcatctcctccccctccacctcaTCCCTACAATCCTCCTCTACCCAAGGCCACAACACTCAGGGGGTCCAGTCCCAGCCCAATCAGGAAGCCCCAGAGGGCAGCCCGTCTAAAAGAAGTGAGAGGAAGCCCCAGAAACCGGGGAAGTATGTGTGCACTTACTGCGGCCGTCCATGTGCCAAACCCAGCGTTCTCCAGAAACACATCCGCTCTCACACAGGGGAGAGGCCTTACCCCTGTGTCCCCTGTGGCTTCTCCTTCAAGACCAAGAGTAACCTGTACAAGCACCGCAAGTCCCACACCCACCGAATCAAGGCAGGCCTGGCGTCCAGCCGGGACGAGCTGAGCCTGAGCGGACCTGCAATGAGCGCCCCGGGAGAGGATCCCGAGGAGCCTACAGAGGGGGAGAGCACAGACTCTGAGTCGTCGTCAGGTCAGTACAGGAAGGAGAGGTTGGGCAAGCAGAAGAGTAGCAGCAGTTTGGCGCTGTTAGGGCAAGAGGAGGGCCAGAGGTCTGACAACTCCCAGGCCGTGAAGCAGAGACTGGCCATGAGGCTGAGTGAGAGGAAGCGAGGCCCCATGGCCTCCCCAGAagaccctccctcctcctccacctcctcctcactAGGCCCCAGCAGTAAAGGCAGCCAAGAGTCAGGCTACTTCTCCCTTTCGAGGAGCACTGAGATGAGCCGAGCTGACTCCCAGGTGAGCCCTCCCACCGCCAAAACTTACGCCGAGATCATCCTGGGCAAGTATGGACGGCTTGGAGGGCAGCAGCGCGGTCCCCATCATCAGCACGCCCACTCTTCACCAGGGATGGAGGAGAAGAGCAGCATGCCCTTCAGCGTGCCCAAGACGCAGGTCATCGAGCACATCACCAAACTCATCACCGTCAACGAGGCGGTGGTGGACACCAGCGAGATCGACAGCGTCAAGCCCAGGCGCTCCTCGCTCTCCAGGAAGAGTAGTCTGGAGTTACCCAAGTTCTCCTGCCCCAAAGACCCCTATATGTTTGAGCCTAAGGGAGAAAGTCCAAGCTCCAGTATGGCAGGCCAATCATTCTTTCCCCATGTCCAAGACGTGGACCCATCTGGGGTCCAGGAGTCTTCCTCCTCAGTGCCTCTGCTGAGAAGCCACTCCATGCCCACCTCAGCAAGCCAGGGAAACCACTCCACCACCTCTCCCTGGGGCTTCTGTCGTCTGAGCCACTCCTTTGATGAGCAGCAGGCTGTGGTGGCCGAGATGAGGGTGGGCGGGCAGCACCGTTTGCTGAGGCGCCAGCCCGCCATCGAGGTGCCCCTCGGGGCTGAACTCAGCCTGGAGGAGGCTGGCCCCTCCTACGCAGCAACAGAAAGTGGCCTAACCaggaagcagcaacagcagcaacacaAAGGTCCAAGGCTCTATGAGTGCAAGGCCCGCTGTAAACAAAGGGAGAGTTACGAGGCCCACAGGGGTCTTTGCACAGGCCAGCCAATAAAggagctggagagaggagaggtggatggGGCGTGCCGGGATGACCGTCCCCAGATGATGCACTATAAATTCCGGGCACTGGCCATGgcagtgaggaagaggaggaaagaggagagtcTGGAGGAGGATCCTCCCAGCCCCGGGCCTACAGCTGTTGTGACCTGCAGCCCCGCAACCACCACTGCAGTGCCAAGCCTGGTGGAGCAGAGTGAGGATTTCTCAGGTGCTCTCTCACAGGCTGAGCAACAGCAGCAAGACAGGAAGGGCATCTCTGTCATCCAGCACACCAGCTCCTTCGAGAAGCAGGAAAGTATATCCATGGAGAGCCAGGAGTCTATAGAGCTCAGTGAGAGCCAGTCAACACTGCAAAAACAGCCGCAGCCAAAATCATCTCGCTCCATGTCCCGCCTGGTCCGCCAGCACAACATCCAAGTGCCAGAGATCCTAGTGACGGTGGAGCCTGACGCTGATATGGTGTCAGTGTCGCCCACGGCGACGGCATCCTCGTCCAAGGAGCcagagagagtggtagaggagTTCCAGTGGCCTCAGCGCAGCCAGAGTATGGCTCAGCTCCCCGCCGAGAAGCTGCCACCAAAGAAGAAGCGTCTCCGTCTAGCCGAGGCTGCTGCCCAGTCTTCTGGGGAGTCCAGCTTTGAGTCGGTATTGCTGGGGCCCCGGAGCCCCAGCCAGGAGAGCAACATTTCCCACTCACCCAGCCGATCTGCCTCCTTTGAAGACATGGGGGGAAAACCTGCTGAGCCTTCCTCCTGGGGCTCCAGCAGCACCCAGGGCTCCCACATGCTAACCGTGCCCTCGGGCCCCCACCAACAATACCAACCCCAAAGAGACATGCGGCGCTCAGCCTCGGAGCAGGCCCCTGCCAGCCCACAGCACACGGACGAGGTTGTGGAGACGAGGAGCAAATCCTTTGACTACGGGTCCCTATCGCCGCAGCGGTCTGCATCAgcctggagggagaggaggaagtgcCTGCTGGTGAAGCACGCCACCCTGGGCGAGCCAGACCACGAGGAGGGGGCCGTGGCCAGCCACTCGGGCCGACCAGGGAGCCCCAAGCCGGGCCCGTCCTACACCAGCCACCCTGCCCTCCACCCAGCTGAAGCCAGCACCTCGAGGCTCAGCCCAGAGGCCATAGGGAAGACCGTACAGCTGTTCCACCAACCCCGGATACCCCCATTCCCCATGCAACCAACTGGGCATGATCGGTTCCCTCTTGGCCAGATAGCCCAGCTCCACCCGGTCACCACTGCCATCTCAGATGTCCTCTCCACCCACATCATCCACAGAGCCTTCTTACACACACACCCTTCTCCTCCAACCATACAAGTCCACCCAGGGCAGCTTCACATGGCAGAATGCTTAGGCCTGCCCCTCGATCCTTTCTCAGCTCTGCTCTCCCTGCAGTACCCCACCGGGGCTGGCGAGACTGTGTACCTCCCCATTTCCCCTGGGCTCACCATCCAAGTCCCCACACAGCCCCCCATACCCTCCACTGTGGTTCTCCCTTCCCCATCTCCTCAGTCCTTAATCCCCCTACCCTGCCTCCATCCCCCGCCTGTCATCGCAACGTGCCTGGCGCAGCTGATGCCAGTCGTGTCACTGGTGGTGCCAGTGCGCCTCCAGACCCACATGACCACCTATGCCAGTGCCCTGTACACCACCCTATCCCAGATCTTGGCGTCAGCCTGCTCCCAGGAGCCCATCTGCTGCATGGCCATGGTTATCATGGGCCAGCTGGAGCAGGACAAGCTGCAGAGGTCCTATCTGAAGATCCCCACCCCGGACTTCAAGAGCTACCTGCCTCTGTCTCTGCCCCTGGAGCTGGGCTCTGTGTCCAGGGAGGGCTACGGGCCACTGGGGGCTGGAGGGAGCAAACGCATGCTCTCCCCTGCAGCCAGTCTGGAGCTTAGCACAGAGGCCCAGCGCCAGCAGAAACgagtgaaggaggaagaggaggaggaagagaaggtgggagaggaagaggaaaatAGGGGTACTGGGGGAGAACCTGAAGCAGGGGAGGATGAAGAGAAGCAGCCGGAAAGGGCACAGATAGGAGTAGTTACTGTGAAAGCcgaggaggaagagaaggtacGGGACCCAGAGGGGCAcatggaagagagggagatgcaAGGGAAGGCTGAACCTAAGAAAGAAAAGGGGAGGGAGAAGAATGAGAGCCGGGGAGTGAGTGCTTCCTTTGTAACCCAGAGTCCAGAGCGAGCCAAAGCCCCCTCGTATACCAGCCTCCACACAACCacctcagtcagctggtgttacTTGAACTACGCGAAGCCCAACCCGTCTGCCCAGAGGGAGTCACAAACCTCCGTTTACACCTCCTGGAGCGTCAGCATGCACAACCCCAACCTGCCAGGCCTGTCCACCAAGCTGGCCCTGTCTCTGCTGAGCTCTAAGCAGAAGCACAGCTCGGAGACCTACACCATGGCCACAGCTCTAACCCCTGCAACAGGCAAGGTGGTCTCTGCCAGCAGCAGAAAGACCTACATTTCAGAG GTACATGCTATCCCACCCAGCACCCCTGTCGAAGTGAAGGAGCCACCACAGCAGCctgagaaggggaagagagaagagcAAGGGCCCTCCACCTCCAAACAGAGCGAACCTCTCCGCGTCAAAATCTTAGAGGGCGG GTACAAGTCTAATGAGGAGTATGTGTATGTGCGGGGTCGCGGCAGAGGAAACTATGTGTGCGGAGAGTGCGGGATCCGCTGTAAGAAGCCCAGCATGCTAAGGAAGCACATTCGAACACACACGGATCTCCGGCCCTACATCTGCAAACACTGCAACTTCGCCTTCAAAACCAaag GGAACCTTACCAAGCACATGAAGTCCAAGGCTCATGGGAAGAAGTGCCAGTCAATGGGAACGTCTGGGTCTTCACTGGACGAGCCAGAGACCGAGGAAGCAG GTGTagcctggaggactggagtttgGAGAATTAGGCATAGTGTAAGTTTCCCCCTCTTCTCATCAGGAGGTATTGAAGAGCATTTGTCTGGCTCCGAGGACCAGGATGAGCACCAGTTCTCTGACGTGGATGATTCAGAGGAGGACgatgatgaggaagaggaagagtcctCATCTCACGATGAGCTGCCCTCATCCTGCTCCTCCGACCGCAGTCTGTCCGCAAGGGGGCACTCCAGCAGCGGAAGACGGTCCCAGCAGGGCACGCCTGACCCCTCAGCCCCAGAACTCCAGCCagatcccagcccctgtcccagCCAGGAGCTCTCTCCCAGCCGTAGAATGTGGCCCAGCGGGCATACTTCCTCTCCAGAAAGCCGGAGGGCACTGTTCTCCCGCCGGGGCTGGGATGCCTCCCCCAGGGCCTTCTCCCCTAGCAGTGAGAGCTGCTCTCCCATCCGAAGCCTTTCCCCCAGACGGGAGCTGGCCTCCCACAACCGACACCTCTCGCCTTCCCCCAAGAGAGGACCATCCCCCATCAGAGCTCTATCTCCCCTGTACCCCATGCGGCCTCTCTCCCCTAGCCAGTATCGGGTGTTGTGGGCCCGGGCCTCTCCCTCGCCCCTGGGGGTTCAGCATAGACCTCGCAGCTCACCCAGTCGTTTGCCATGGGACATCCCCAGTATGATGGCCAGCGATCGCAGACAG GAGAGAATAGGAACACCAAGTGAAGGGCAGATTGGTCCAGAGCCCTGCCTGTCATTCCCCCCAGCTTTCCGTCTGTCCCCCAGTGACAGCCCTAAAGCCCAGTCCCAGTCCATGGACCGAATCTTCAGCCACCTGCCTCTGCACTCACAGCAGGCCAGGGTGCCCTACCTGATGATCTCCATTGGGGGCATTCAGATGGTGCAGGCTCGTCCCCGCTCCCACCCCACTACCCCCACCTTGGCCTCCTCTCCCCCGATGGAGGGGCTTCTACTGGGCCAGACCAGGAGGGAAGCCCCCTGGTGCAGGACCCCCAGAACTCAAGGGCTCAGAACTCCTGGGGACCACTGGTCAGACAGCCAGGAAGTAGTAGGAGCCAGCCAATCAGGGCTGTGCATTCCCAGTTTAACCCCACCCATACATTCCAAACCCTCCACCTCGCAGCAGGGTAGGATGGACCCAGGGATGATAAACACAAAGCAATATCACAGCTCCTCCCACTCACACAGGTCTGAGGCAGAGACCAGAGAACGATGGCCCTCACATGGCCAGGCAGGACCgtccccccctcccacacacaggATTGGACAGCTGTTTGAGAGGCAGGAGCCACCAGGGTTGGGGTCCAGAGCGACTGTTTCAGAATTGGTAGAGAGAGGATCTAAAGGCGGAGACTCAACCAATCAAGACCAGAGCACTTAG